One genomic segment of Oceanibaculum indicum P24 includes these proteins:
- a CDS encoding IclR family transcriptional regulator domain-containing protein, whose amino-acid sequence MTLASGGEDEPQARRRGRPASGNATRDGGQVQSLTRALTLLTEIAGSDGGASLSELAHRAGLPPSTAHRLLKSLEQMGFVQHDHQRALWNVGVQAFTVGNAFLRSRDVVEIARPFMRRLMEESGESVNLGVLDGREVVFLAQVECREVMRVLARPGGRSPLHCSGLGKALLSALPAQTTRTLIGNHIQRFTDKTLATHEAMERDMALSRQRGYAIDDEEYAAGLRCVAAPIHDEYGEPMAAISLSGPSARLTDARLKLLGEMVARTAQAVTGAVGGHLPAE is encoded by the coding sequence TTGACGCTTGCCAGCGGCGGCGAGGACGAACCCCAAGCCCGGCGGCGCGGCCGTCCGGCCTCCGGCAATGCTACGCGCGACGGCGGCCAGGTGCAGTCGCTGACCCGCGCCCTGACGCTGCTGACGGAAATTGCCGGCAGCGATGGCGGCGCCTCGCTCAGCGAGCTTGCGCATCGCGCCGGCCTGCCACCCTCGACCGCGCACAGGTTGCTGAAGAGCCTGGAACAGATGGGCTTCGTGCAGCATGACCATCAGCGCGCGCTGTGGAATGTCGGCGTGCAGGCCTTCACTGTCGGCAACGCCTTCCTGCGCTCCCGCGATGTGGTGGAGATCGCCCGCCCCTTCATGCGGCGGCTGATGGAGGAATCCGGCGAATCGGTCAATCTCGGCGTGCTCGACGGGCGCGAGGTCGTGTTCCTCGCCCAGGTCGAATGCCGCGAGGTGATGCGCGTGCTTGCCCGGCCGGGCGGACGCTCGCCGCTGCATTGCTCCGGCCTCGGCAAGGCGCTGCTCTCGGCGCTGCCGGCGCAGACCACCCGCACGCTGATCGGCAATCACATCCAGCGCTTCACCGACAAGACCCTGGCGACGCACGAGGCGATGGAACGCGACATGGCGCTGTCGCGCCAGCGCGGCTATGCCATCGATGACGAGGAATATGCCGCCGGGCTGCGCTGTGTCGCCGCCCCGATCCATGACGAGTATGGCGAGCCGATGGCCGCCATCTCGCTGTCCGGCCCCAGCGCCCGCCTGACCGATGCCCGGCTGAAGCTGCTGGGCGAAATGGTGGCGCGCACCGCGCAGGCAGTGACCGGCGCCGTCGGCGGCCATCTGCCGGCGGAGTGA
- a CDS encoding amidase: protein MATYDPRTQKLLTFHDSVPRFLDGRDTPRAYLERCLDVIETREPEVQAFVVMNIDGARAAADEATRRYAEGRPLSNIDGMPIGIKDLFETKDMPTQMGSPVWAGWESGRDAAHVHGLRKAGAVVLGKLVTTELGFSFPGKTRNPFDPGRTPGGSSSGSAAAIGAGMVPAAIGSQVAGSVIRPAGYCGNVAIKPTYGALNRGGGHSSLSQSHIGIHAGSIEDAWATCWQIANLAGGDVGYPGLYGALEPMAPTKPTRLVRLETVLWPSVDDESKAAFETVIEHLKRQGVTIISRAEDADVETYEALTADALELTLQICLFELRWPLGAYRERGPGMLSESMLERLAEADKQTLDDYRAMLERRDQVRKAYAALKAKADGFIALSSPGPAPKGLHSTGSPAMNAATSMTGTPVWSLPLLAADGMPLGVQLGGFPHEDAKVTGHARWLMDSFLTQG from the coding sequence ATGGCGACCTACGATCCGCGCACGCAGAAACTGCTGACCTTTCATGATTCGGTGCCGCGCTTCCTGGACGGGCGGGACACGCCGCGCGCCTATCTGGAGCGCTGCCTCGACGTGATCGAGACCCGCGAGCCGGAAGTGCAGGCCTTCGTCGTGATGAACATCGACGGTGCCCGCGCCGCCGCCGACGAGGCCACCAGGCGCTATGCCGAGGGCAGGCCGCTGTCCAACATCGATGGCATGCCCATCGGCATCAAGGACCTGTTCGAGACTAAGGACATGCCGACGCAGATGGGCAGCCCGGTCTGGGCCGGCTGGGAATCCGGCCGCGACGCCGCGCATGTGCATGGGCTGCGCAAGGCCGGTGCGGTGGTGCTGGGCAAGCTGGTGACGACGGAGCTGGGCTTCTCCTTCCCCGGCAAGACCCGCAACCCGTTCGATCCGGGCCGCACGCCGGGCGGCTCCTCCTCCGGCTCGGCGGCGGCCATCGGCGCCGGCATGGTGCCCGCCGCCATCGGCAGCCAGGTCGCCGGCTCTGTCATCCGTCCGGCCGGCTATTGCGGCAATGTGGCGATCAAGCCGACCTATGGCGCGCTGAACCGCGGCGGCGGCCATTCCTCGCTCAGCCAGAGCCATATCGGTATCCATGCCGGCTCCATCGAGGATGCCTGGGCGACCTGCTGGCAGATCGCCAACCTGGCTGGCGGCGATGTCGGCTATCCCGGCCTGTATGGCGCGCTGGAGCCGATGGCACCGACGAAGCCGACCCGGCTGGTGCGCCTTGAGACTGTCCTTTGGCCCTCGGTGGATGACGAGAGCAAGGCCGCCTTCGAGACCGTCATCGAGCATCTGAAGCGCCAGGGCGTCACCATCATCAGCCGTGCCGAGGATGCCGATGTCGAGACCTATGAAGCCCTGACCGCCGACGCGCTGGAGCTGACGCTGCAGATCTGCCTGTTCGAGCTGCGCTGGCCGCTGGGCGCCTATCGCGAGCGCGGCCCCGGCATGCTGAGCGAGTCCATGCTGGAACGCCTTGCCGAGGCCGATAAGCAGACGCTGGACGATTACCGCGCGATGCTGGAACGGCGCGATCAGGTCCGCAAGGCCTATGCCGCCCTGAAAGCCAAGGCCGACGGCTTCATTGCCCTGTCCTCTCCCGGCCCGGCCCCGAAGGGTCTGCACAGCACGGGCAGTCCCGCCATGAACGCCGCCACATCGATGACCGGCACGCCGGTCTGGAGCCTGCCGCTGCTGGCTGCCGACGGCATGCCGCTGGGCGTGCAGCTGGGCGGATTCCCGCACGAGGATGCCAAGGTCACCGGCCATGCCCGGTGGCTGATGGACAGCTTCCTCACGCAAGGGTGA
- a CDS encoding PAS domain-containing protein has product MPAFRDVIYTEQNRAIYDYWSSRLGGKPAPSRDEIDPTDIPQLLRHIYMWQLEKDGTTLTGRLFGTAYTDFSGADFRGRTFEQAHRESNPLLFERLQAGHLRCLRDCDPFVVVRTNHAFNRRYRAYEGMILPVTDETGRPYILLGGLVPLFGRPTEVPSELDVGRYASEMVVENDAVIGGCKLQC; this is encoded by the coding sequence ATGCCAGCCTTCCGCGACGTGATTTACACGGAGCAGAACCGGGCCATATACGACTACTGGTCGTCCCGCCTGGGTGGAAAGCCTGCGCCAAGCCGCGACGAGATCGACCCGACCGACATTCCGCAGCTGCTGCGCCACATCTATATGTGGCAGCTGGAAAAGGACGGCACCACGCTGACCGGGCGGTTGTTCGGCACCGCCTATACCGACTTTTCCGGCGCGGACTTCCGGGGCCGCACCTTCGAGCAGGCGCACCGCGAAAGCAATCCGCTGTTGTTCGAGCGGCTGCAGGCCGGCCATCTGCGCTGCCTGCGCGATTGCGATCCCTTCGTGGTGGTGCGTACCAACCACGCCTTCAACCGGCGCTACCGTGCCTATGAGGGGATGATCCTGCCGGTAACGGACGAGACAGGCCGGCCCTACATCCTGCTGGGCGGGCTGGTGCCGCTGTTCGGCCGGCCGACCGAGGTGCCGTCGGAACTGGATGTCGGGCGCTATGCCTCGGAGATGGTCGTGGAGAATGACGCCGTCATCGGCGGCTGCAAGCTGCAGTGCTGA
- a CDS encoding cysteine hydrolase family protein, whose translation MTPLPPTACLLLIDLQQAIDDPRWAVAGPRNNPSAEAHVASLLEGWRRTGRPVIHVRHDSVNPDSTYRPGQPGHDFKPEARPAPGEKIVGKETNSAFIGTGLEDYLRQAGIDMLIVAGVITNNSVEATVRMAGNLSFDTWLVGDACFTFARHDLSGRLWQAEEVHALSLANLDGEYCTVTDTAAMLARLG comes from the coding sequence GTGACCCCACTGCCGCCGACCGCCTGCCTGCTGCTGATTGACCTGCAACAGGCCATCGATGACCCGCGCTGGGCAGTAGCAGGACCGCGCAACAATCCCAGCGCCGAGGCGCATGTCGCCAGCCTGCTGGAGGGCTGGCGCCGTACGGGCCGGCCGGTCATCCATGTGCGCCACGATTCGGTCAACCCCGACTCAACCTACAGGCCGGGGCAGCCGGGCCATGACTTCAAGCCGGAAGCCAGGCCCGCACCGGGCGAGAAAATCGTCGGCAAGGAAACGAACAGCGCGTTCATCGGCACCGGGCTGGAAGATTATCTGCGTCAGGCCGGCATCGACATGCTGATCGTGGCGGGCGTCATCACCAACAATTCGGTGGAGGCAACGGTGCGTATGGCGGGCAACCTGTCCTTCGATACCTGGCTGGTTGGCGATGCCTGCTTCACCTTCGCGCGCCATGACTTGTCGGGGCGGCTCTGGCAGGCGGAGGAGGTGCATGCCCTGTCGCTTGCCAATCTGGATGGCGAATACTGCACCGTCACGGATACAGCAGCGATGCTGGCACGGCTGGGTTAA
- a CDS encoding FadR/GntR family transcriptional regulator: protein MQPSDERFQELPRQRVADRIAAELRRLIAVGELGPGERLPGERQLAEMMNVSRVSVRAALQQLKAQGLVDAVQGGGTRVLSSVRHLDLPLTELVKENVTSLHDLMEIRGALEVWAARRAALHATPDQVAELASILDSMADSCRVRTYKASDDLRFHLVIARATASCVYMHMLETLRDIMVEMLAFHRYELLASERDDLALLEQHRAIYEAVRDRDPDQAARAMEAHLGWILGHYEKERRRRDIEQAAE from the coding sequence ATGCAGCCGTCCGACGAGCGCTTTCAGGAGCTTCCGCGCCAGCGCGTGGCTGACCGCATCGCGGCCGAGCTGCGGCGGCTGATCGCTGTCGGCGAGCTGGGGCCGGGCGAGCGGCTACCCGGCGAACGCCAGCTGGCCGAGATGATGAATGTCAGCCGCGTCTCGGTGCGCGCGGCCTTGCAGCAGCTGAAGGCGCAGGGGCTGGTCGATGCGGTGCAGGGCGGCGGCACCCGCGTCCTGTCTAGCGTGCGCCATCTCGACCTGCCGCTGACCGAGCTGGTGAAGGAGAATGTCACCAGCCTGCACGACCTGATGGAGATCCGCGGCGCGCTGGAGGTCTGGGCGGCCCGCCGCGCAGCGCTGCACGCGACGCCGGATCAGGTGGCCGAGCTGGCCTCGATCCTCGACTCGATGGCGGATTCCTGCCGGGTGCGTACCTACAAGGCCAGTGACGATCTGCGCTTCCATCTGGTGATCGCACGGGCCACCGCCAGCTGTGTCTATATGCACATGCTGGAGACGCTGCGCGATATCATGGTCGAGATGCTGGCCTTCCATCGCTATGAGCTGCTGGCCAGCGAGCGCGACGATCTGGCGCTGCTGGAGCAGCACCGCGCCATCTACGAGGCGGTCCGTGATCGTGATCCGGATCAGGCAGCCCGCGCCATGGAGGCGCATCTCGGCTGGATTCTCGGGCACTACGAGAAGGAACGGCGCCGCCGCGATATCGAGCAGGCAGCGGAGTGA
- a CDS encoding glutamate--cysteine ligase, translating into MSRPPESQGEPITDKRQLVEYLASAVKPKSDWRIGTEHEKFAYDLKSLRPLPYEGETGIRAILEGMLRFGWEPIREGDKIIALSMDKCAITLEPGGQFELSGAPLETLHQTCSEVHQHLAQVKEVCGEIGAGMMGLGFNPKWRREDIPWMPKGRYKIMRDYMPKKGSLGLDMMLRTCTIQTNLDFLSEADMVQKFRVSLALQPVATALFASSPFTEGKPNGFQSFRSHIWTDTDPDRCGVLPFVFEDGMGFERYVDYLLDVPMYFVYRDGQYIDVAGQSFRDFMEGRLPGLPGQIPGMGDWTDHMTTSFPEVRLKRYLEMRGADGGPWRRICALPAFWVGLLYDDTAQNAAWDLVKDWTLEDHQTLRDSVPRLGLRTPFRGGTVRDLALECLKIARAGLRARAFRDSMGDDETHFLDTLVAIAQGDRTQSDEMLEAYEGRWGGSVDPVFREYAY; encoded by the coding sequence ATGTCCCGTCCGCCCGAGAGTCAAGGCGAGCCGATCACTGACAAGCGCCAGCTGGTCGAGTATCTGGCCTCCGCCGTGAAGCCGAAATCCGACTGGCGCATCGGCACCGAGCACGAGAAATTCGCCTACGATCTGAAGAGTCTGCGGCCGCTGCCCTATGAGGGCGAGACCGGCATCCGCGCGATTCTCGAAGGCATGCTGCGCTTCGGCTGGGAGCCGATCCGCGAAGGCGACAAGATCATCGCGCTGTCGATGGACAAGTGCGCGATCACGCTGGAGCCGGGCGGCCAGTTCGAGCTGTCGGGCGCGCCGCTGGAGACGCTGCACCAGACCTGTTCGGAGGTGCATCAGCATCTGGCGCAGGTGAAGGAGGTCTGCGGCGAGATCGGCGCCGGCATGATGGGGCTGGGCTTCAACCCGAAATGGCGCCGCGAGGACATCCCCTGGATGCCCAAGGGCCGCTACAAGATCATGCGCGACTACATGCCCAAGAAGGGCAGCCTCGGCCTCGACATGATGCTGCGTACCTGCACCATCCAGACCAACCTCGACTTTCTGAGCGAGGCGGACATGGTGCAGAAGTTCCGCGTCAGCCTGGCCCTGCAGCCGGTGGCGACGGCGCTGTTCGCCAGCTCGCCCTTCACCGAGGGCAAGCCGAACGGCTTCCAGAGCTTCCGCAGCCACATCTGGACCGATACCGACCCCGACCGTTGCGGCGTGCTGCCCTTCGTGTTCGAGGACGGTATGGGCTTCGAGCGCTATGTCGATTACCTGCTCGATGTGCCGATGTACTTCGTCTATCGCGACGGGCAGTACATCGATGTCGCCGGCCAGTCCTTCCGCGACTTCATGGAAGGCCGGCTGCCGGGCCTGCCCGGTCAGATCCCCGGCATGGGCGACTGGACCGACCACATGACCACCTCCTTCCCGGAAGTGCGGCTGAAGCGCTATCTGGAGATGCGCGGCGCCGATGGCGGGCCGTGGCGGCGCATCTGCGCGCTGCCGGCCTTCTGGGTCGGGCTGCTCTATGACGATACGGCGCAGAACGCCGCCTGGGACCTGGTGAAGGACTGGACGCTGGAAGATCACCAGACCCTCCGCGATTCCGTGCCGCGCCTCGGCCTGCGGACGCCGTTCCGCGGTGGTACGGTGCGCGACCTGGCGCTGGAATGCCTGAAGATCGCCCGGGCCGGCCTGCGCGCCCGCGCCTTCCGCGATTCGATGGGCGATGACGAGACGCATTTCCTCGACACGCTGGTCGCCATCGCACAGGGCGACCGCACCCAGTCCGACGAGATGCTGGAAGCCTATGAAGGCCGCTGGGGCGGTTCGGTCGATCCGGTGTTCCGCGAATACGCATATTAG
- a CDS encoding 16S rRNA (uracil(1498)-N(3))-methyltransferase: MARLYQTRLHTGESLAAAVAVTLPKGQAHYLRSVLRLSPGDRLALFNGRDGEWLAEISDLGKASALVTPLEQLRPQAVEPDLWLVFAPLKHARIDYLAEKATELGVSALCPVFTQRTIVSRVNEERLLANAVEAAEQSERLSVPEVMPARKLEAVLADWPAGRRLLVCDETGGGRPISEALADNVSGGNAVLIGPEGGFTETELDGLRKLPFVTAISLGPRVLRADTAALAALACFQAIAGDWRQGRPDFRG; this comes from the coding sequence ATGGCCCGTTTGTATCAGACCCGCCTCCATACTGGCGAGAGCCTCGCGGCGGCTGTCGCCGTGACCCTGCCCAAGGGGCAGGCGCATTATTTGCGCAGCGTGCTGCGGCTGTCGCCCGGCGACAGGCTGGCGCTGTTCAACGGGCGCGACGGCGAATGGCTGGCGGAAATATCCGACCTCGGCAAGGCCTCGGCCCTCGTCACGCCGCTGGAGCAGCTGCGCCCGCAGGCGGTGGAGCCGGACCTCTGGCTGGTCTTCGCGCCGCTGAAGCATGCCCGCATCGACTATCTGGCGGAGAAGGCGACGGAGCTTGGCGTCTCCGCCCTGTGCCCGGTGTTCACCCAGCGCACCATCGTCTCCCGCGTGAATGAGGAGCGGCTGCTGGCCAATGCTGTCGAGGCGGCCGAACAGTCGGAGCGGCTGTCGGTTCCCGAGGTGATGCCCGCGCGCAAGCTGGAGGCGGTACTGGCGGACTGGCCGGCCGGACGGCGGCTGCTGGTCTGCGACGAAACCGGCGGCGGCCGGCCCATTTCGGAAGCGCTGGCGGATAATGTCTCTGGGGGAAATGCTGTATTGATCGGACCGGAAGGCGGGTTCACGGAAACGGAACTTGACGGGTTGCGGAAACTTCCCTTTGTTACCGCGATCAGCCTTGGGCCACGGGTGTTGCGCGCCGATACGGCGGCCCTCGCGGCCCTCGCCTGCTTCCAGGCCATTGCCGGCGACTGGCGGCAGGGACGCCCGGATTTCCGGGGGTAG
- the ubiA gene encoding 4-hydroxybenzoate octaprenyltransferase, whose amino-acid sequence MQNGPGSSRPDNSPDTRIDIPADSWIDRLMPGWSRAYLRLGRFDRPIGTWLLLIPCWWGQALATNGWPDPLLMALFVLGSFVMRAAGCAVNDLADRDIDRKVARTRTRPLASGALSVRQALIFIAVMCAIGLAVLLSLNPYSWALGAGVVGLIVLYPFMKRITYWPQFVLGVTFNWGILIGYAAVAGELHLPALILYAASIAWTLGYDTIYAHQDREDDLKVGVKSSALALGRNTRPALFAFYALTLLGIAAAGWLADLAWPFWAVLALGAAQLLWQAGRLDIDDPADCLRTFRSNRDFGLIVLAALVAGQVLA is encoded by the coding sequence ATGCAGAATGGACCCGGAAGTTCACGGCCCGATAATTCGCCCGATACGCGGATCGATATCCCGGCGGACAGCTGGATCGACCGGCTTATGCCCGGCTGGTCGCGCGCCTATCTGCGCCTCGGCCGCTTCGACCGGCCGATCGGCACCTGGCTGCTGCTCATTCCCTGCTGGTGGGGCCAGGCGCTGGCCACAAATGGCTGGCCCGACCCGCTGCTGATGGCGCTGTTCGTGCTGGGCTCCTTCGTCATGCGGGCGGCGGGTTGCGCAGTGAATGATCTGGCCGACCGCGATATCGACCGCAAGGTCGCGCGCACCCGCACGCGCCCGCTGGCCAGCGGCGCCCTGTCGGTTCGGCAGGCGCTGATCTTCATCGCCGTTATGTGCGCCATCGGGCTGGCCGTGCTGCTGTCACTTAATCCCTACAGCTGGGCGCTCGGGGCCGGTGTCGTCGGGCTGATCGTGCTCTACCCCTTCATGAAGCGCATCACTTACTGGCCGCAATTCGTGCTGGGCGTCACCTTCAACTGGGGCATCCTGATCGGCTATGCCGCCGTTGCGGGGGAACTGCATCTGCCGGCCCTGATCCTCTATGCCGCCAGCATCGCCTGGACGCTGGGCTATGACACGATCTACGCCCATCAGGACCGGGAAGACGACCTGAAGGTTGGGGTGAAATCCTCCGCCCTGGCGCTGGGCCGTAATACCAGGCCGGCGCTGTTCGCCTTCTATGCGCTGACCCTGCTGGGCATCGCGGCCGCCGGCTGGCTGGCGGACCTTGCCTGGCCGTTCTGGGCCGTCCTCGCCCTCGGCGCCGCGCAGCTTCTCTGGCAGGCCGGGCGGCTCGATATCGACGATCCGGCGGATTGCCTGCGCACCTTCCGCTCCAACCGCGATTTCGGGCTGATCGTGCTGGCGGCGCTGGTTGCCGGTCAGGTCCTTGCGTGA